The Parus major isolate Abel chromosome 5, Parus_major1.1, whole genome shotgun sequence genome contains a region encoding:
- the VPS39 gene encoding vam6/Vps39-like protein isoform X4, whose product MCVAVRKKLQLYFWKDREFHELQGDFSVPDVPKSMAWCENSICVGFKRDYYLIRVDGKGSIKELFPTGKQLEPLVAPVADGKVAVGQDDLTVVLNEEGVCTQKCALNWTDIPIAMEHQPPYIIAVLPRYVEIRTFEPRLLVQSIELQRPRFITSGGTNIIYVASNHFVWRLIPVSIATQIQQLLQDKQFELALQLAEMKDDSDSEKRQQIHHIKNLFAFNLFCQKRFDESMQVFAKLGTDPTHVMGLYPDLLPTDYRKQLQYPNPLPGLSGAELEKAHLALIDYLTQKRSQLVKKLNDSDHQSSTSPLMEGTPTIKSKKKLLQIIDTTLLKCYLHTNVALVAPLLRLENNHCHIEESEHVLKKAHKYSELIILYEKKGLHEKALQVLVDQSKKANSPLKGHERTVQYLQHLGTENLHLVFSYSVWVLRDFPEDGLKIFTEDLPEVEALPRDKVLSFLIENFKSLTIPYLEHIIHVWEETGADFHNCLIQLYCEKVQGLMKEYLSSFPADRAPVPAGEEGGDLGDYRKKLLLFLEKSSWYEPSRLISDFPFDGLLEERALLLGRMGKHEQALFIYVHILKDTNMAENYCHKHYDRNKDGNKDVYLSLLRMYLSPPSVHCLGPIKMEVLEPQANLQAALQVLELHHSKLDTTKAINLLPANTQISEIRIFLEKVLEENAQKKRFNQVLKNLLHAEFLRVQEERILHQQVKCIITEEKVCTVCKKKIGNSAFARYPNAIVVHYFCSKEVNTLDT is encoded by the exons ATGTGTGTGGCAGTGCGTAAGAAGCTACAGCTTTATTTCTGGAAGGACAGAGAGTTCCATGAGCTGCAG GGAGACTTCAGTGTACCTGATGTACCCAAATCTATGGCCTGGTGTGAAAACTCCATCTGTGTAGGCTTCAAGAGGGACTATTACCTGATACGG GTGGATGGAAAAGGATCCATCAAAGAACTGTTTCCcacagggaagcagctggaaCCATTGGTAGCTCCTGTAGCAGATGGAAAAGTTGCAGTTGGCCAAGATGATCTAACAGTTGTGCTTAATGAAGAAGGGGTCTGTACTCAGAAGTGTGCCTTGAACTGGACAGATATTCCTATAGCCATGG AACACCAGCCTCCCTACATCATTGCTGTTCTGCCAAGGTACGTGGAGATCCGCACTTTTGAACCCCGGCTGCTGGTGCAGAGCATCGAGCTGCAGAGGCCACGCTTCATCACCTCTGGAGG CACAAACATCATATATGTGGCAAGTAATCATTTTGTTTGGAGGCTTATTCCGGTGTCCATAGCCACACAGatccagcagcttctgcaggaCAAACAGTTTGAGTTGGCTTTGCAGTTGGCA GAAATGAAAGATGATTCAGATAGTGAGAAGCGACAACAAATTCACCACATAAAGAACCTCTTTGCCTTCAACCTTTTCTGCCAGAAGCGTTTTGATGAATCCATGCAAGTTTTTGCCAAGCTTGGTACAG ATCCCACTCATGTGATGGGTCTGTATCCGGACCTCCTGCCCACAGATTACAGGAAGCAGCTACAATATCCCAACCCCCTCCCAGGGCTctctggggcagagctggagaaggcaCATTTAGCTCTGATAGACTACCTAACTCAA AAAAGGAGTCAGCTAGTGAAGAAGCTGAATGATTCTGATCATCAGTCCAGTACCTCACCCCTCATGGAAGGAACACCCACGATCAAATCCAAAAAGAAGCTGCTACAAATCATTGATACCACCCTGTTAAAGTGTTACCTGCAT ACAAATGTAGCACTGGTGGCACCGCTGCTACGTCTGGAGAACAATCACTGCCATATTGAGGAGAGTGAGCATGTACTAAAGAAGGCACACAAATACAGTGAGCTGATAATACTGTATGAGAAAAAAGGTCTGCATGAGAAAG cattACAGGTACTGGTGGATCAGTCAAAGAAAGCCAACTCACCTTTGAAGGGTCATGAGAGGACAGTGCAATATCTGCAGCATTTGG GCACAGAGAACTTGCACTTGGTATTTTCCTACTCTGTCTGGGTGCTAAGAGATTTTCCTGAAGATGGACTGAAG aTATTTACAGAAGACCTCCCTGAAGTGGAAGCTTTGCCACGAGACAAAGTGCTCAGTTTCTtgatagaaaattttaaaagcttgacTATTCCTTACCTG GAACACATCATTCATGTCTGGGAAGAAACCGGTGCGGACTTTCACAACTGTCTGATCCAGCTGTACTGTGAGAAAGTGCAGGGTTTAATGAAAGAGTATCTCAGTTCTTTCCCTGCAG ATAGAGCTCCGGTGcctgctggggaggaaggaggagattTGGGGGATTACCggaaaaagctgctgctttttttggaGAAGTCTAGCTGGTATGAACCTAGTCGACTTATTAGTGACTTCCCTTTTGATG GTCTCCTAGAAGAACGTGCTCTGCTCTTGGGTCGTATGGGGAAGCATGAGCAAGCTCTGTTTATTTATGTTCATATTTTGAAGGACACCAACATGGCTGAAAA CTACTGCCATAAACATTATGACAGAAACAAAGATGGCAACAAAGAT GTGTATCTGTCCCTGCTCCGCATGTATCTCTCCCCACCCAGTGTTCATTGCCTGGGACCGATCAAgatggaggtgctggagcctCAAGCCAAtctgcaggctgctctgcaggtttTGGAGCTGCACCACAGCAAACTGGATACCACTAAG GCAATAAACCTGCTCCCAGCAAATACACAGATTAGTGAGATTCGCATCTTCTTAGAGAAAGTACTTGAAGAAAATGCTCAGAAGAAAAGATTTAATCAAGTGCTCAAGAATCTTCTCCATGCAGAGTTTCTGAGG GTCCAGGAGGAGCGGATCTTGCATCAGCAAGTGAAGTGCATTATTACAGAGGAGAAGGTGTGCACTGTTTGTAAAAAGAAGATAGGTAACAG TGCATTTGCTCGATACCCTAATGCAATAGTCGTGCATTATTTCTGCTCCAAAGAAGTCAATACACTGGACACCTGA
- the VPS39 gene encoding vam6/Vps39-like protein isoform X3, producing MSSESVCCNRFEVTLEKSNKNFSKKIQQIHVVSQFKILVSLLENNIYVHDLLTFQQITTISKAKGASLFTCDLQGDFSVPDVPKSMAWCENSICVGFKRDYYLIRVDGKGSIKELFPTGKQLEPLVAPVADGKVAVGQDDLTVVLNEEGVCTQKCALNWTDIPIAMEHQPPYIIAVLPRYVEIRTFEPRLLVQSIELQRPRFITSGGTNIIYVASNHFVWRLIPVSIATQIQQLLQDKQFELALQLAEMKDDSDSEKRQQIHHIKNLFAFNLFCQKRFDESMQVFAKLGTDPTHVMGLYPDLLPTDYRKQLQYPNPLPGLSGAELEKAHLALIDYLTQKRSQLVKKLNDSDHQSSTSPLMEGTPTIKSKKKLLQIIDTTLLKCYLHTNVALVAPLLRLENNHCHIEESEHVLKKAHKYSELIILYEKKGLHEKALQVLVDQSKKANSPLKGHERTVQYLQHLGTENLHLVFSYSVWVLRDFPEDGLKIFTEDLPEVEALPRDKVLSFLIENFKSLTIPYLEHIIHVWEETGADFHNCLIQLYCEKVQGLMKEYLSSFPADRAPVPAGEEGGDLGDYRKKLLLFLEKSSWYEPSRLISDFPFDGLLEERALLLGRMGKHEQALFIYVHILKDTNMAENYCHKHYDRNKDGNKDVYLSLLRMYLSPPSVHCLGPIKMEVLEPQANLQAALQVLELHHSKLDTTKAINLLPANTQISEIRIFLEKVLEENAQKKRFNQVLKNLLHAEFLRVQEERILHQQVKCIITEEKVCTVCKKKIGNSAFARYPNAIVVHYFCSKEVNTLDT from the exons ATGTCATCAGAAAGTGTCT GTTGCAATAGGTTTGAAGTGACACTAGAGAAATCAAATAAGAACTTCTCAAAGAAGATTCAACAG ATTCACGTTGTTTCTCAATTTAAGATTTTGGTCAGTCTACTAG aaaataacatttacgTCCATGACCTGTTGACATTTCAACAAATCACCAcaatttcaaaggcaaaaggTGCATCTCTCTTCACTTGTGATCTCCAG GGAGACTTCAGTGTACCTGATGTACCCAAATCTATGGCCTGGTGTGAAAACTCCATCTGTGTAGGCTTCAAGAGGGACTATTACCTGATACGG GTGGATGGAAAAGGATCCATCAAAGAACTGTTTCCcacagggaagcagctggaaCCATTGGTAGCTCCTGTAGCAGATGGAAAAGTTGCAGTTGGCCAAGATGATCTAACAGTTGTGCTTAATGAAGAAGGGGTCTGTACTCAGAAGTGTGCCTTGAACTGGACAGATATTCCTATAGCCATGG AACACCAGCCTCCCTACATCATTGCTGTTCTGCCAAGGTACGTGGAGATCCGCACTTTTGAACCCCGGCTGCTGGTGCAGAGCATCGAGCTGCAGAGGCCACGCTTCATCACCTCTGGAGG CACAAACATCATATATGTGGCAAGTAATCATTTTGTTTGGAGGCTTATTCCGGTGTCCATAGCCACACAGatccagcagcttctgcaggaCAAACAGTTTGAGTTGGCTTTGCAGTTGGCA GAAATGAAAGATGATTCAGATAGTGAGAAGCGACAACAAATTCACCACATAAAGAACCTCTTTGCCTTCAACCTTTTCTGCCAGAAGCGTTTTGATGAATCCATGCAAGTTTTTGCCAAGCTTGGTACAG ATCCCACTCATGTGATGGGTCTGTATCCGGACCTCCTGCCCACAGATTACAGGAAGCAGCTACAATATCCCAACCCCCTCCCAGGGCTctctggggcagagctggagaaggcaCATTTAGCTCTGATAGACTACCTAACTCAA AAAAGGAGTCAGCTAGTGAAGAAGCTGAATGATTCTGATCATCAGTCCAGTACCTCACCCCTCATGGAAGGAACACCCACGATCAAATCCAAAAAGAAGCTGCTACAAATCATTGATACCACCCTGTTAAAGTGTTACCTGCAT ACAAATGTAGCACTGGTGGCACCGCTGCTACGTCTGGAGAACAATCACTGCCATATTGAGGAGAGTGAGCATGTACTAAAGAAGGCACACAAATACAGTGAGCTGATAATACTGTATGAGAAAAAAGGTCTGCATGAGAAAG cattACAGGTACTGGTGGATCAGTCAAAGAAAGCCAACTCACCTTTGAAGGGTCATGAGAGGACAGTGCAATATCTGCAGCATTTGG GCACAGAGAACTTGCACTTGGTATTTTCCTACTCTGTCTGGGTGCTAAGAGATTTTCCTGAAGATGGACTGAAG aTATTTACAGAAGACCTCCCTGAAGTGGAAGCTTTGCCACGAGACAAAGTGCTCAGTTTCTtgatagaaaattttaaaagcttgacTATTCCTTACCTG GAACACATCATTCATGTCTGGGAAGAAACCGGTGCGGACTTTCACAACTGTCTGATCCAGCTGTACTGTGAGAAAGTGCAGGGTTTAATGAAAGAGTATCTCAGTTCTTTCCCTGCAG ATAGAGCTCCGGTGcctgctggggaggaaggaggagattTGGGGGATTACCggaaaaagctgctgctttttttggaGAAGTCTAGCTGGTATGAACCTAGTCGACTTATTAGTGACTTCCCTTTTGATG GTCTCCTAGAAGAACGTGCTCTGCTCTTGGGTCGTATGGGGAAGCATGAGCAAGCTCTGTTTATTTATGTTCATATTTTGAAGGACACCAACATGGCTGAAAA CTACTGCCATAAACATTATGACAGAAACAAAGATGGCAACAAAGAT GTGTATCTGTCCCTGCTCCGCATGTATCTCTCCCCACCCAGTGTTCATTGCCTGGGACCGATCAAgatggaggtgctggagcctCAAGCCAAtctgcaggctgctctgcaggtttTGGAGCTGCACCACAGCAAACTGGATACCACTAAG GCAATAAACCTGCTCCCAGCAAATACACAGATTAGTGAGATTCGCATCTTCTTAGAGAAAGTACTTGAAGAAAATGCTCAGAAGAAAAGATTTAATCAAGTGCTCAAGAATCTTCTCCATGCAGAGTTTCTGAGG GTCCAGGAGGAGCGGATCTTGCATCAGCAAGTGAAGTGCATTATTACAGAGGAGAAGGTGTGCACTGTTTGTAAAAAGAAGATAGGTAACAG TGCATTTGCTCGATACCCTAATGCAATAGTCGTGCATTATTTCTGCTCCAAAGAAGTCAATACACTGGACACCTGA
- the VPS39 gene encoding vam6/Vps39-like protein isoform X1 → MSSESVCCNRFEVTLEKSNKNFSKKIQQIHVVSQFKILVSLLENNIYVHDLLTFQQITTISKAKGASLFTCDLQQSDTGEEVLRMCVAVRKKLQLYFWKDREFHELQGDFSVPDVPKSMAWCENSICVGFKRDYYLIRVDGKGSIKELFPTGKQLEPLVAPVADGKVAVGQDDLTVVLNEEGVCTQKCALNWTDIPIAMEHQPPYIIAVLPRYVEIRTFEPRLLVQSIELQRPRFITSGGTNIIYVASNHFVWRLIPVSIATQIQQLLQDKQFELALQLAEMKDDSDSEKRQQIHHIKNLFAFNLFCQKRFDESMQVFAKLGTDPTHVMGLYPDLLPTDYRKQLQYPNPLPGLSGAELEKAHLALIDYLTQKRSQLVKKLNDSDHQSSTSPLMEGTPTIKSKKKLLQIIDTTLLKCYLHTNVALVAPLLRLENNHCHIEESEHVLKKAHKYSELIILYEKKGLHEKALQVLVDQSKKANSPLKGHERTVQYLQHLGTENLHLVFSYSVWVLRDFPEDGLKIFTEDLPEVEALPRDKVLSFLIENFKSLTIPYLEHIIHVWEETGADFHNCLIQLYCEKVQGLMKEYLSSFPADRAPVPAGEEGGDLGDYRKKLLLFLEKSSWYEPSRLISDFPFDGLLEERALLLGRMGKHEQALFIYVHILKDTNMAENYCHKHYDRNKDGNKDVYLSLLRMYLSPPSVHCLGPIKMEVLEPQANLQAALQVLELHHSKLDTTKAINLLPANTQISEIRIFLEKVLEENAQKKRFNQVLKNLLHAEFLRVQEERILHQQVKCIITEEKVCTVCKKKIGNSAFARYPNAIVVHYFCSKEVNTLDT, encoded by the exons ATGTCATCAGAAAGTGTCT GTTGCAATAGGTTTGAAGTGACACTAGAGAAATCAAATAAGAACTTCTCAAAGAAGATTCAACAG ATTCACGTTGTTTCTCAATTTAAGATTTTGGTCAGTCTACTAG aaaataacatttacgTCCATGACCTGTTGACATTTCAACAAATCACCAcaatttcaaaggcaaaaggTGCATCTCTCTTCACTTGTGATCTCCAG CAATCAGATACAGGGGAAGAGGTGCTGAGGATGTGTGTGGCAGTGCGTAAGAAGCTACAGCTTTATTTCTGGAAGGACAGAGAGTTCCATGAGCTGCAG GGAGACTTCAGTGTACCTGATGTACCCAAATCTATGGCCTGGTGTGAAAACTCCATCTGTGTAGGCTTCAAGAGGGACTATTACCTGATACGG GTGGATGGAAAAGGATCCATCAAAGAACTGTTTCCcacagggaagcagctggaaCCATTGGTAGCTCCTGTAGCAGATGGAAAAGTTGCAGTTGGCCAAGATGATCTAACAGTTGTGCTTAATGAAGAAGGGGTCTGTACTCAGAAGTGTGCCTTGAACTGGACAGATATTCCTATAGCCATGG AACACCAGCCTCCCTACATCATTGCTGTTCTGCCAAGGTACGTGGAGATCCGCACTTTTGAACCCCGGCTGCTGGTGCAGAGCATCGAGCTGCAGAGGCCACGCTTCATCACCTCTGGAGG CACAAACATCATATATGTGGCAAGTAATCATTTTGTTTGGAGGCTTATTCCGGTGTCCATAGCCACACAGatccagcagcttctgcaggaCAAACAGTTTGAGTTGGCTTTGCAGTTGGCA GAAATGAAAGATGATTCAGATAGTGAGAAGCGACAACAAATTCACCACATAAAGAACCTCTTTGCCTTCAACCTTTTCTGCCAGAAGCGTTTTGATGAATCCATGCAAGTTTTTGCCAAGCTTGGTACAG ATCCCACTCATGTGATGGGTCTGTATCCGGACCTCCTGCCCACAGATTACAGGAAGCAGCTACAATATCCCAACCCCCTCCCAGGGCTctctggggcagagctggagaaggcaCATTTAGCTCTGATAGACTACCTAACTCAA AAAAGGAGTCAGCTAGTGAAGAAGCTGAATGATTCTGATCATCAGTCCAGTACCTCACCCCTCATGGAAGGAACACCCACGATCAAATCCAAAAAGAAGCTGCTACAAATCATTGATACCACCCTGTTAAAGTGTTACCTGCAT ACAAATGTAGCACTGGTGGCACCGCTGCTACGTCTGGAGAACAATCACTGCCATATTGAGGAGAGTGAGCATGTACTAAAGAAGGCACACAAATACAGTGAGCTGATAATACTGTATGAGAAAAAAGGTCTGCATGAGAAAG cattACAGGTACTGGTGGATCAGTCAAAGAAAGCCAACTCACCTTTGAAGGGTCATGAGAGGACAGTGCAATATCTGCAGCATTTGG GCACAGAGAACTTGCACTTGGTATTTTCCTACTCTGTCTGGGTGCTAAGAGATTTTCCTGAAGATGGACTGAAG aTATTTACAGAAGACCTCCCTGAAGTGGAAGCTTTGCCACGAGACAAAGTGCTCAGTTTCTtgatagaaaattttaaaagcttgacTATTCCTTACCTG GAACACATCATTCATGTCTGGGAAGAAACCGGTGCGGACTTTCACAACTGTCTGATCCAGCTGTACTGTGAGAAAGTGCAGGGTTTAATGAAAGAGTATCTCAGTTCTTTCCCTGCAG ATAGAGCTCCGGTGcctgctggggaggaaggaggagattTGGGGGATTACCggaaaaagctgctgctttttttggaGAAGTCTAGCTGGTATGAACCTAGTCGACTTATTAGTGACTTCCCTTTTGATG GTCTCCTAGAAGAACGTGCTCTGCTCTTGGGTCGTATGGGGAAGCATGAGCAAGCTCTGTTTATTTATGTTCATATTTTGAAGGACACCAACATGGCTGAAAA CTACTGCCATAAACATTATGACAGAAACAAAGATGGCAACAAAGAT GTGTATCTGTCCCTGCTCCGCATGTATCTCTCCCCACCCAGTGTTCATTGCCTGGGACCGATCAAgatggaggtgctggagcctCAAGCCAAtctgcaggctgctctgcaggtttTGGAGCTGCACCACAGCAAACTGGATACCACTAAG GCAATAAACCTGCTCCCAGCAAATACACAGATTAGTGAGATTCGCATCTTCTTAGAGAAAGTACTTGAAGAAAATGCTCAGAAGAAAAGATTTAATCAAGTGCTCAAGAATCTTCTCCATGCAGAGTTTCTGAGG GTCCAGGAGGAGCGGATCTTGCATCAGCAAGTGAAGTGCATTATTACAGAGGAGAAGGTGTGCACTGTTTGTAAAAAGAAGATAGGTAACAG TGCATTTGCTCGATACCCTAATGCAATAGTCGTGCATTATTTCTGCTCCAAAGAAGTCAATACACTGGACACCTGA
- the VPS39 gene encoding vam6/Vps39-like protein isoform X2, translating to MSSESVCCNRFEVTLEKSNKNFSKKIQQIHVVSQFKILVSLLENNIYVHDLLTFQQITTISKAKGASLFTCDLQQSDTGEEVLRMCVAVRKKLQLYFWKDREFHELQGDFSVPDVPKSMAWCENSICVGFKRDYYLIRVDGKGSIKELFPTGKQLEPLVAPVADGKVAVGQDDLTVVLNEEGVCTQKCALNWTDIPIAMEHQPPYIIAVLPRYVEIRTFEPRLLVQSIELQRPRFITSGGTNIIYVASNHFVWRLIPVSIATQIQQLLQDKQFELALQLAEMKDDSDSEKRQQIHHIKNLFAFNLFCQKRFDESMQVFAKLGTDPTHVMGLYPDLLPTDYRKQLQYPNPLPGLSGAELEKAHLALIDYLTQKRSQLVKKLNDSDHQSSTSPLMEGTPTIKSKKKLLQIIDTTLLKCYLHTNVALVAPLLRLENNHCHIEESEHVLKKAHKYSELIILYEKKGLHEKALQVLVDQSKKANSPLKGHERTVQYLQHLGTENLHLVFSYSVWVLRDFPEDGLKIFTEDLPEVEALPRDKVLSFLIENFKSLTIPYLEHIIHVWEETGADFHNCLIQLYCEKVQGLMKEYLSSFPADRAPVPAGEEGGDLGDYRKKLLLFLEKSSWYEPSRLISDFPFDGLLEERALLLGRMGKHEQALFIYVHILKDTNMAENYCHKHYDRNKDGNKDVYLSLLRMYLSPPSVHCLGPIKMEVLEPQANLQAALQVLELHHSKLDTTKAINLLPANTQISEIRIFLEKVLEENAQKKRFNQVLKNLLHAEFLRVQEERILHQQVKCIITEEKVCTVCKKKIGNRKMLHDLVIIFFLMGALLRYQ from the exons ATGTCATCAGAAAGTGTCT GTTGCAATAGGTTTGAAGTGACACTAGAGAAATCAAATAAGAACTTCTCAAAGAAGATTCAACAG ATTCACGTTGTTTCTCAATTTAAGATTTTGGTCAGTCTACTAG aaaataacatttacgTCCATGACCTGTTGACATTTCAACAAATCACCAcaatttcaaaggcaaaaggTGCATCTCTCTTCACTTGTGATCTCCAG CAATCAGATACAGGGGAAGAGGTGCTGAGGATGTGTGTGGCAGTGCGTAAGAAGCTACAGCTTTATTTCTGGAAGGACAGAGAGTTCCATGAGCTGCAG GGAGACTTCAGTGTACCTGATGTACCCAAATCTATGGCCTGGTGTGAAAACTCCATCTGTGTAGGCTTCAAGAGGGACTATTACCTGATACGG GTGGATGGAAAAGGATCCATCAAAGAACTGTTTCCcacagggaagcagctggaaCCATTGGTAGCTCCTGTAGCAGATGGAAAAGTTGCAGTTGGCCAAGATGATCTAACAGTTGTGCTTAATGAAGAAGGGGTCTGTACTCAGAAGTGTGCCTTGAACTGGACAGATATTCCTATAGCCATGG AACACCAGCCTCCCTACATCATTGCTGTTCTGCCAAGGTACGTGGAGATCCGCACTTTTGAACCCCGGCTGCTGGTGCAGAGCATCGAGCTGCAGAGGCCACGCTTCATCACCTCTGGAGG CACAAACATCATATATGTGGCAAGTAATCATTTTGTTTGGAGGCTTATTCCGGTGTCCATAGCCACACAGatccagcagcttctgcaggaCAAACAGTTTGAGTTGGCTTTGCAGTTGGCA GAAATGAAAGATGATTCAGATAGTGAGAAGCGACAACAAATTCACCACATAAAGAACCTCTTTGCCTTCAACCTTTTCTGCCAGAAGCGTTTTGATGAATCCATGCAAGTTTTTGCCAAGCTTGGTACAG ATCCCACTCATGTGATGGGTCTGTATCCGGACCTCCTGCCCACAGATTACAGGAAGCAGCTACAATATCCCAACCCCCTCCCAGGGCTctctggggcagagctggagaaggcaCATTTAGCTCTGATAGACTACCTAACTCAA AAAAGGAGTCAGCTAGTGAAGAAGCTGAATGATTCTGATCATCAGTCCAGTACCTCACCCCTCATGGAAGGAACACCCACGATCAAATCCAAAAAGAAGCTGCTACAAATCATTGATACCACCCTGTTAAAGTGTTACCTGCAT ACAAATGTAGCACTGGTGGCACCGCTGCTACGTCTGGAGAACAATCACTGCCATATTGAGGAGAGTGAGCATGTACTAAAGAAGGCACACAAATACAGTGAGCTGATAATACTGTATGAGAAAAAAGGTCTGCATGAGAAAG cattACAGGTACTGGTGGATCAGTCAAAGAAAGCCAACTCACCTTTGAAGGGTCATGAGAGGACAGTGCAATATCTGCAGCATTTGG GCACAGAGAACTTGCACTTGGTATTTTCCTACTCTGTCTGGGTGCTAAGAGATTTTCCTGAAGATGGACTGAAG aTATTTACAGAAGACCTCCCTGAAGTGGAAGCTTTGCCACGAGACAAAGTGCTCAGTTTCTtgatagaaaattttaaaagcttgacTATTCCTTACCTG GAACACATCATTCATGTCTGGGAAGAAACCGGTGCGGACTTTCACAACTGTCTGATCCAGCTGTACTGTGAGAAAGTGCAGGGTTTAATGAAAGAGTATCTCAGTTCTTTCCCTGCAG ATAGAGCTCCGGTGcctgctggggaggaaggaggagattTGGGGGATTACCggaaaaagctgctgctttttttggaGAAGTCTAGCTGGTATGAACCTAGTCGACTTATTAGTGACTTCCCTTTTGATG GTCTCCTAGAAGAACGTGCTCTGCTCTTGGGTCGTATGGGGAAGCATGAGCAAGCTCTGTTTATTTATGTTCATATTTTGAAGGACACCAACATGGCTGAAAA CTACTGCCATAAACATTATGACAGAAACAAAGATGGCAACAAAGAT GTGTATCTGTCCCTGCTCCGCATGTATCTCTCCCCACCCAGTGTTCATTGCCTGGGACCGATCAAgatggaggtgctggagcctCAAGCCAAtctgcaggctgctctgcaggtttTGGAGCTGCACCACAGCAAACTGGATACCACTAAG GCAATAAACCTGCTCCCAGCAAATACACAGATTAGTGAGATTCGCATCTTCTTAGAGAAAGTACTTGAAGAAAATGCTCAGAAGAAAAGATTTAATCAAGTGCTCAAGAATCTTCTCCATGCAGAGTTTCTGAGG GTCCAGGAGGAGCGGATCTTGCATCAGCAAGTGAAGTGCATTATTACAGAGGAGAAGGTGTGCACTGTTTGTAAAAAGAAGATAGGTAACAG GAAAATGCTACATGACTTagtcattattttcttcttgatggGAGCCCTTCTGAGATATCAGTAG